The nucleotide sequence tttactgctttttagtgcccttttttaattttttaactgcCCAAATTTATTTcgtactgctcgtttattcgaTGCCATTTAAAGGGACAATAAACACTAACcattcaaaaagaaataaatatatttaaaaattgattccACAACACAAAGTTTAAGGTAGACTTTCAAGACTTTCAACCTTTGTACAAATTAAATCCATCCCCGTTGATTGCTGATCCTTGAACTGTGTTTTTGCTGAAGCAATAGACAAGTATTCCAACAAACAACACTAAAATATATCCCTTTGGGAGGAACATTTTATCTGCTATCCTTTTGCACACGATACTGATAAACTAAAGACCTCTTCGCAAAATAGTTTCCTTTTATACTCCCTGAAAGGATGCATTTCAGCGGGAAAGTGAATTTTCTGTCCCACGCACAAGGATGATTGCAATTTTACCGTCACATGCAGAAGGCTACAAAAGGATGCATTCTCTTATGCAAAGATGAAGTATGCAATATCATTGCGTAACGAGAACTTGTACAAAAAGCACGTCATCATCTGAGATGGAATCATGGAATCACGTTTTCCTGCGCAATCCCTTCATTTTGATCTATTCCAAGGATAATTGATAAAAGTGTATCAAGAtttattctataaaaaaattaaataaattaatgctAACAATTCTGAGTATCTTAAATGGTTGGCTGGTAAATACTGGTCCAGAAGAGCACAATGTTCGTACTTTCGTCCAAGATAATTGCTAAATACGGTTTATCAACTCGACAATTCCGGGCAGTTCCATCGTAATTAATGTATCCAGCGGTTAGAGAAGCAAATGTTGTTCCTTTCTCATAAACATTGAATGTGGACTCTTGCACAACATCACTCAGGACAGTTCTCGAGCTATTGGACATTTTGTTGAGAGCAAAAACATTTCCTCTATCGCCTTTGAgttttgaagaattttccgTCAATTTGCTCAAAGTATCTTTGAGatggattttggattttagggacaattttggcatttttatgtTAACAGTCTTCATTGTCATGGCTGATTTGTATCCCAGAAATGTATCAAGGGTCATTCCTGCTACAATATCCTCGAGATTGTGCTTCTGTGGAGACAGGATGTACATGGAAATGTTGTACTTTGTCGAATTGTATGGCAGACGAATCATCTTGAAGTCCAAATCGCGATTTTCCATGTAGAAAATTTCCTGCTGCCCCATAAGGTATGTTGCATTGATAGTGCTTTTGGGGGATGTGAAAAATTGTCCAGTGCGAGTCAGTTGGTCAGAGAATGGCTCTATCCATTCTGCAGTAAAATAGACAACGTTGGCAAAAAGGGAAATTGTATTTGGAGTTATGGGGAAGTCCTTGATCAAATCTTCAGTCGCATTTTGTACCCAGAGATTAACGATTTGTTGATTTTCAGCTTCAGTGGCTCTGAAAGATcaataaaacaatgtttttattaaataaaatttgataacaatatttaataactgatgaattaaattattaaaattaaattaggatTTATTGTTGAAAATCGGAGATTCTCTATATactttaaaatacaaaataaaattatttaaaattaaagtattcatagagtaaaatttgaaattccggACAAACCAAAACCAATAGAGTTCGGACTACatccttaaaatttttattaaaaaacaatctACCACGTGTCAAGGCATGTACCAAAATAATATATTCATTATTAACATTATTCATAATTAATATTTACTGCGTTTATTATCATTTACTTTCAGAAGAAATGTCACTAAGACTATGACTAAGTGCagcaaaacaattttgaaattatagaAACTTTATTATATCACCTCCGTGCACAGTTAATGTGAGTTTTCTCATGGTACCCGTGAGGACCTAGACCTATTGGGTTTCAAGAGGGTATGATAATCTTAAAAGTACTATAGAATTGCATTTATTACtaatttattacaataattaaaatccgaattttcaaaattggttTATCCGGAAATCCAAACTTTAGCCTCCAAAGAattcactttaaattaaaaaacaatcgcatagggggaagtggggcagcttgaAAGTGGAACACCttagaaattgggatttttcatctatttttaaataaaattgagccttatcgtgatataatttagctgcacagattgagaagctaaatgagctaaattacattatgatatggctcaattccacttaaataggtgaaaaattcaaatttcaaaggtgccccatctTCCTcctaattattaaattataaaacaCTCAAAATATAGGATGATACAAAATATATCATGAAACGTATTGTATTTAGATCATTCTAAGTATCGTGTTATTAGTAGAGGAAGATTATCGTATAATGTCCAAATTCTTGATTCATAAAATAGTCTTCATAAGTCCCGAAGTACttcaagctgatcctcgagaatatccAGCCCATAAAATTTGGTCGTAAAGGAGCAGCACTAATTATACACTAGAGGAACTAGAGTTTAGGATCAGAAATCAGAGGCTCTTTGCACAAATTTGCTTTATCCGATCCATTATCGTCTAATTTTACGGACATAATATTCttaaggatcagcctgagtcggACTTTCTGACGGt is from Phlebotomus papatasi isolate M1 chromosome 1, Ppap_2.1, whole genome shotgun sequence and encodes:
- the LOC129798640 gene encoding serpin A3-7-like, with product MKTVIGILLITCFLELLCCAETPLKLLPIEESLFNLTVNLHRAKSHNDSTENLVFSPLGFNLLLGQISAGANPVLKEAIGKFLGWEEAKLTDIHEHHENLLQSYNTPKDDKDTLKIHINSALFYRDNIKIFKEFEELLEKYYKSVLISLPEKATEAENQQIVNLWVQNATEDLIKDFPITPNTISLFANVVYFTAEWIEPFSDQLTRTGQFFTSPKSTINATYLMGQQEIFYMENRDLDFKMIRLPYNSTKYNISMYILSPQKHNLEDIVAGMTLDTFLGYKSAMTMKTVNIKMPKLSLKSKIHLKDTLSKLTENSSKLKGDRGNVFALNKMSNSSRTVLSDVVQESTFNVYEKGTTFASLTAGYINYDGTARNCRVDKPYLAIILDESTNIVLFWTSIYQPTI